A region from the Halosolutus gelatinilyticus genome encodes:
- a CDS encoding DUF7533 family protein: protein MAGIIDTVKLAGTLVLALPAALAGLDLLLVRGETFTGGALIVLAVLLVVVQQRLTTPGDVPELVAKRLFGSVVKEPESDTEPDE from the coding sequence ATGGCAGGCATCATCGACACGGTCAAACTCGCGGGGACCCTCGTGCTGGCACTTCCGGCGGCGCTGGCCGGTCTCGATCTGCTGCTGGTTCGCGGTGAGACGTTCACCGGCGGTGCATTAATCGTCCTCGCCGTTCTGCTCGTCGTCGTCCAGCAGCGGCTCACCACGCCGGGCGACGTGCCCGAACTCGTCGCCAAGCGGCTCTTCGGATCCGTCGTGAAAGAGCCGGAATCCGACACCGAACCGGACGAGTGA
- a CDS encoding UvrD-helicase domain-containing protein, whose product MATTETKVTRLFGGPGSGKTTALLDHVEEILEQEGVTFRDILVVSYTRAAAQEVRERLAERLDESPRALQGNVCTMHAKAYELLDLSRGDVIGEKDKEEFCEEYGLEFEDEYSGAGRRTARSTTIGNKIIATSQWLQRTNRDVADWYDVPFQWDEEEVRLPPEIDPNAQEGNKYTPTWPSDDDRIDVPEAIRGWRTYKGEQGKIGFADMLERVKQRSLLPSVDYLVIDEFQDITTLQYDVYEEWKPHMKRVLIAGDDDQVVYSWQGADPALLLDEEVDEDIILPNSYRLPSNVLNAVNKEIRHIEHRQDKDLKPRKEGGAVEARANASMLDVVRMVRRALVEDDGTIMVLFRARYQMFQFIDEFITEGVPFTSLTDQRMWTDRLTQYVRAVEAIDRGADIDGLQARRLADMLQESAFGTNERDEFFDAIDELQEEAGVEDLEELTVPAEVVQDHVPFMPGPASASDMLRKVTNFQKKSVRSYFAIGEYSGMDTDRVRVGTIHSAKGREADHVFVATDLTEKVVEQMVATVDDPEAIPGCEEFTKTTSPVPVLTDNERRVFYVGMSRARERLVLLENLVDGAPTLTIDVLLRNRLTDRSLEDLIEEAQQPADAAADEVEAEAP is encoded by the coding sequence ATGGCTACTACGGAGACGAAGGTGACCCGGTTGTTCGGTGGTCCGGGCAGCGGGAAGACGACCGCGTTGCTCGACCACGTCGAAGAGATCCTCGAACAAGAGGGCGTTACGTTCCGGGATATCCTCGTCGTCTCGTACACGCGAGCGGCAGCCCAGGAGGTTCGCGAACGACTGGCCGAGCGACTCGACGAGAGTCCGCGTGCGCTGCAGGGGAACGTCTGTACGATGCACGCGAAGGCGTACGAACTCCTCGATCTCTCTCGGGGCGACGTCATCGGCGAAAAGGACAAAGAGGAGTTCTGCGAGGAGTACGGGCTCGAGTTCGAAGACGAGTACAGCGGCGCCGGCCGTCGAACCGCCCGATCGACGACGATCGGAAACAAGATTATCGCCACGAGTCAGTGGCTCCAGCGGACGAACCGCGACGTCGCGGACTGGTACGACGTCCCCTTCCAGTGGGACGAAGAGGAAGTCCGACTCCCGCCCGAGATCGACCCCAACGCGCAGGAGGGCAACAAGTATACGCCGACCTGGCCCAGCGACGACGACCGCATCGACGTTCCCGAGGCGATCCGCGGCTGGCGCACCTACAAGGGCGAGCAGGGCAAGATCGGCTTCGCGGACATGTTAGAGCGCGTCAAGCAGCGATCGCTGCTTCCGAGCGTCGACTACCTCGTGATCGACGAGTTCCAGGACATCACGACGCTGCAGTACGACGTCTACGAGGAGTGGAAACCCCACATGAAGAGGGTCCTGATCGCCGGCGACGACGACCAGGTCGTCTACTCCTGGCAGGGCGCCGATCCCGCGCTCCTGCTCGACGAGGAGGTCGACGAGGACATCATCCTCCCCAACTCCTATCGGCTACCGTCGAACGTCCTCAACGCGGTCAACAAGGAGATCCGCCACATCGAACACCGCCAGGACAAGGACCTCAAACCGCGCAAGGAAGGCGGTGCTGTCGAGGCCCGCGCGAACGCGTCGATGCTCGACGTCGTTCGCATGGTTCGACGCGCCCTCGTCGAGGACGACGGAACCATCATGGTGCTGTTCCGTGCCCGCTACCAGATGTTCCAGTTCATCGACGAGTTCATCACCGAGGGCGTCCCCTTCACGTCGCTGACCGACCAGCGGATGTGGACCGATCGGCTCACCCAGTACGTCCGCGCGGTCGAGGCCATCGATCGCGGCGCCGACATCGACGGCCTGCAGGCCCGGCGTCTCGCGGACATGCTCCAGGAGTCGGCGTTCGGGACGAACGAGCGCGACGAGTTCTTCGACGCCATCGACGAGCTCCAGGAAGAAGCCGGCGTCGAGGATCTCGAGGAGTTGACCGTGCCGGCCGAGGTCGTCCAGGACCACGTCCCGTTCATGCCCGGTCCCGCCTCGGCCTCGGACATGCTCCGCAAGGTGACCAACTTCCAGAAGAAAAGCGTCCGATCGTACTTCGCGATCGGCGAGTACAGCGGCATGGACACCGACCGCGTCCGCGTCGGGACGATCCACTCCGCGAAGGGTCGCGAGGCCGATCACGTCTTCGTCGCGACCGACCTCACCGAGAAGGTCGTCGAGCAGATGGTTGCGACGGTGGACGACCCCGAGGCTATCCCGGGCTGCGAGGAGTTCACCAAGACCACCTCCCCCGTTCCCGTCCTCACGGACAACGAGCGCCGGGTCTTCTACGTCGGGATGTCCCGCGCCCGCGAACGACTCGTCCTCCTCGAGAACCTCGTCGACGGCGCGCCGACGCTCACGATCGACGTCCTGCTTCGAAACCGGCTGACCGATCGGTCCCTGGAGGACCTGATCGAGGAGGCACAGCAACCCGCGGACGCGGCGGCCGACGAGGTCGAAGCCGAAGCGCCGTGA
- a CDS encoding HVO_0416 family zinc finger protein yields MATSPNDAGDDVLDQFLADRGHTVERVGWEHEYNKKQCPECGGLHDTSATSCTVCGWEPTR; encoded by the coding sequence ATGGCAACCTCACCCAACGATGCCGGTGACGATGTCCTCGATCAATTCCTCGCGGATCGCGGTCACACGGTAGAGCGAGTCGGGTGGGAGCACGAGTATAACAAGAAGCAGTGCCCCGAGTGCGGCGGACTTCACGACACGTCCGCCACGTCGTGTACCGTCTGCGGGTGGGAACCAACGCGGTAA
- a CDS encoding HesA/MoeB/ThiF family protein yields the protein MSDLRLDATQLDRYSRHVIMDEIGPEGQKRLLDGSVLVVGAGGLGSPAIQYLAAAGVGRLGIVDDDDVERSNLQRQIVHGDNDVGRPKVESAADYAAGLNPDIDVETYETRLTAENVGDLVDDYDVVLDASDNFGTRYLLNDHCVLTGTPLSHGAIYRFEGQVTTFTNDRGEGADEDSDDSREGTGRSGPAPPCYRCVFPEAPEPGTVPDCATTGVLGVLPGTVGCIQATEVVKYLLGKGELLEGRLLMYDAMDMTFETVPVQSNPACPVCGDDPEIESVDDATYEGTCSLSAD from the coding sequence ATGAGCGACCTGCGCCTCGACGCGACCCAACTCGATCGCTACTCGAGACACGTGATCATGGACGAGATCGGTCCCGAGGGACAGAAGCGGCTGCTCGACGGGAGCGTCCTCGTCGTTGGCGCGGGCGGGCTGGGATCGCCGGCGATTCAGTATCTCGCGGCGGCCGGCGTCGGCCGACTCGGAATCGTCGACGACGACGACGTCGAACGATCGAACCTCCAGCGACAGATCGTCCACGGCGACAACGACGTCGGCCGTCCCAAGGTCGAGAGCGCGGCCGACTACGCGGCCGGGCTCAATCCCGACATCGACGTCGAGACCTACGAGACGCGCCTCACCGCCGAGAACGTCGGCGATCTGGTCGACGACTACGACGTCGTCCTCGACGCCAGCGACAACTTCGGCACCCGGTACCTGCTCAACGACCACTGCGTGCTCACCGGGACGCCGCTCTCCCACGGTGCGATTTACCGCTTCGAAGGGCAGGTCACGACGTTCACGAACGATCGAGGCGAGGGCGCGGATGAGGATAGCGACGACTCGCGCGAAGGGACCGGTCGAAGTGGGCCCGCCCCGCCCTGCTACCGGTGCGTCTTCCCCGAAGCGCCCGAACCCGGCACCGTCCCCGACTGCGCCACCACGGGCGTCCTCGGCGTCCTTCCCGGAACCGTGGGCTGCATTCAGGCCACCGAGGTGGTGAAGTACCTGCTCGGTAAGGGCGAGTTGCTCGAAGGACGGCTCCTGATGTACGACGCGATGGACATGACCTTCGAGACCGTTCCGGTCCAATCGAACCCGGCGTGTCCGGTCTGCGGCGACGACCCTGAAATCGAGTCCGTCGACGATGCGACCTACGAAGGAACCTGTTCGCTGTCGGCGGATTGA
- a CDS encoding SDR family oxidoreductase: protein MDLELDGNSALVTASSSGLGFASAQAIAEEGANVAICGRDADRLDAAREDLEETAEGDVLAVQTDLTDPDDVSHLVNETVDAFGGLDHVVTSSGGPPSTTFLETDEQDWYQSYDLLVMSVVWTIEEAHPHLLDSEYGTITCITSRTVREVADGLLLSNAVRRGVIGLVKTISREFAPEIRANAVLPGTIETARIEELVEARVERGTYDDYEEGLADMASEIPMDRIGDPRELGEVVAFLSSPRASFVNGVEVPIDGGLLRS from the coding sequence ATGGATCTCGAACTCGACGGGAACAGTGCGCTGGTGACCGCGTCTTCGAGCGGTCTCGGCTTCGCGAGCGCGCAGGCGATCGCCGAGGAGGGCGCGAACGTGGCGATCTGCGGGCGCGACGCCGATCGGCTCGACGCGGCGCGCGAGGATCTCGAAGAAACGGCGGAAGGAGACGTGCTCGCCGTCCAGACGGATCTCACCGATCCCGACGACGTCTCGCACCTCGTGAACGAGACGGTCGACGCCTTCGGCGGCCTCGATCACGTCGTCACCTCCTCGGGAGGGCCGCCGAGCACGACGTTCCTCGAGACCGACGAACAGGACTGGTACCAGTCCTACGATCTGCTGGTGATGAGCGTCGTCTGGACGATCGAGGAGGCCCACCCGCACCTGCTCGACTCCGAGTACGGGACGATCACCTGCATCACGTCCCGAACGGTCCGAGAAGTAGCGGACGGACTCCTGCTCTCGAACGCCGTCCGTCGCGGCGTGATCGGCCTCGTGAAGACGATCTCCCGCGAGTTCGCGCCGGAGATCCGGGCCAACGCGGTGCTGCCGGGGACGATCGAGACCGCGCGCATCGAGGAACTCGTCGAGGCTCGCGTCGAACGCGGCACGTATGATGATTACGAGGAGGGACTGGCCGACATGGCGAGCGAGATTCCGATGGACCGCATCGGCGATCCGCGCGAGCTCGGCGAGGTGGTCGCCTTCCTCTCGAGCCCGCGCGCCAGTTTCGTCAACGGCGTCGAGGTGCCGATCGACGGCGGCCTGCTGCGGAGCTAG
- a CDS encoding flavin-containing monooxygenase produces the protein MTSRSQLHFDTVVIGGGQAGLSIGYYLEEQDRDFLILDASDCIGDTWRNRWDSLRLFTLARNSSLPGMSFPASDDYFPTKDEMADYLQTYATELTLPIRLNTRVKALIRNNDYYVLQTESNRLTATNVVVATGPFQRPYIPKFADELTPSITQLHSSDYQNPAQLPAGSVLVVGAGNSGAEIAVELTGDGRSTWLSGRDTGHIPCWLFNSRLFWWLSGTIFTVDTWLGRKIKKRSLGQGDPLIRLTPADIRQSGVERVARTEGMTDGKPRLEDGQVLDVDVVVWATGFRPGFEWIDLPGLTLDENGYPIHEKGVVTEEPGLYFLGLPFQRTPVSATIRGVGPDAEYIALRLNAHH, from the coding sequence ATGACTAGTAGATCTCAACTGCATTTCGATACCGTCGTGATTGGCGGCGGTCAAGCTGGTCTATCCATAGGGTACTATTTGGAGGAGCAGGATCGTGACTTCCTCATTCTGGACGCCAGTGATTGTATCGGAGATACGTGGCGCAATCGGTGGGATTCGTTGCGTCTGTTCACCTTGGCCCGGAATAGCAGTTTACCGGGGATGTCGTTCCCCGCATCCGACGACTACTTCCCGACCAAGGACGAGATGGCCGACTACTTACAGACGTACGCTACCGAACTCACCCTCCCAATACGTCTCAATACGCGAGTTAAGGCGCTCATTCGGAACAACGATTACTACGTGCTACAAACCGAATCAAACCGGTTGACTGCAACCAACGTTGTCGTGGCAACAGGTCCGTTCCAACGTCCGTATATTCCCAAATTCGCTGACGAGCTCACCCCGTCAATTACTCAGCTCCACTCAAGTGACTATCAGAATCCTGCCCAGCTTCCTGCTGGTAGTGTCCTCGTCGTCGGTGCCGGGAATTCGGGGGCTGAAATCGCTGTTGAGCTAACTGGTGATGGGCGTAGCACGTGGCTGTCAGGTCGTGATACCGGTCATATCCCTTGTTGGTTATTCAACTCGCGACTCTTCTGGTGGCTATCCGGTACTATATTCACAGTTGATACCTGGCTCGGTCGGAAGATAAAAAAGCGCAGTCTGGGACAAGGAGATCCACTGATTCGTCTTACGCCAGCAGACATCCGCCAAAGTGGTGTCGAACGGGTGGCTCGGACAGAGGGGATGACAGACGGTAAGCCACGTCTTGAAGACGGTCAGGTCCTTGACGTGGATGTCGTGGTCTGGGCAACGGGATTCCGGCCCGGATTCGAGTGGATCGATCTCCCGGGACTAACTCTCGACGAGAACGGGTATCCAATTCACGAGAAGGGTGTGGTAACTGAGGAACCGGGGCTGTACTTCCTTGGTCTCCCCTTCCAGCGAACACCCGTTTCTGCTACCATCCGTGGTGTGGGTCCCGACGCCGAATATATCGCCTTACGACTGAACGCTCACCACTGA
- a CDS encoding riboflavin synthase has product MFTGIVEETGEIVARDRTEDGLRLRIGADEVATSLERGQSVSVSGACLTVERYEEDAWFEVFLASETVDRTYLGELAAGDAVNLERAMPASGRFDGHVVQGHVDAVATVADVESVEEDWYFEFELPAGYDRYVVEKGSITLDGISLTVAKLDQERGRVTAAIVPTTYDLTTLSEKEPGDPVHLEVDVLAKYVERLLEAHLE; this is encoded by the coding sequence ATGTTCACGGGAATCGTCGAGGAGACCGGCGAAATCGTCGCGCGCGATCGAACCGAGGACGGCCTCCGCCTCCGCATCGGAGCCGACGAGGTCGCGACGAGTCTCGAACGCGGACAGAGCGTCAGCGTCAGCGGTGCGTGCCTCACCGTCGAACGATACGAAGAGGACGCGTGGTTCGAGGTCTTCCTCGCGAGCGAGACCGTCGATCGGACGTATCTCGGCGAGCTCGCGGCGGGCGACGCGGTGAACCTGGAGCGAGCGATGCCCGCGTCGGGGCGGTTCGACGGCCACGTCGTGCAGGGGCACGTCGACGCGGTCGCGACCGTCGCGGACGTCGAGTCGGTCGAGGAAGACTGGTACTTCGAGTTCGAACTCCCCGCGGGGTACGATCGGTACGTCGTCGAGAAGGGGTCGATCACCCTCGACGGGATCAGTCTCACCGTCGCGAAGCTAGATCAGGAACGCGGCCGCGTCACCGCGGCGATCGTCCCGACGACGTACGACCTGACGACGCTCTCCGAGAAGGAACCCGGCGATCCCGTCCACCTCGAGGTCGACGTGCTCGCGAAGTACGTCGAGCGGTTGCTCGAAGCCCACCTCGAATGA
- a CDS encoding TRAM domain-containing protein, which produces MADCPLADDCPSFSERISGMGCAHYGDRGGKEWCNHYSQPIDDLKTQPVKAGEEVIIDVVDMHESGAGVGRTEDGFIVLVDGVLPEARARVEITRVHNNHARAEELEMLPLDEEDEDDADDGDESTATDETEDADDTDSKRRPHRERLGSRENFWGS; this is translated from the coding sequence ATGGCAGACTGTCCACTTGCCGACGATTGCCCGAGTTTCTCAGAGCGAATCTCGGGAATGGGATGTGCACACTACGGCGATCGGGGTGGCAAAGAGTGGTGCAATCACTACAGCCAGCCGATCGACGATCTGAAAACCCAGCCGGTCAAGGCGGGTGAAGAGGTCATCATCGACGTCGTCGACATGCACGAGAGCGGCGCCGGCGTCGGTCGCACCGAAGACGGGTTCATCGTGCTCGTCGACGGCGTCCTGCCGGAAGCGCGCGCTCGCGTCGAAATCACGCGGGTTCACAACAACCACGCGCGAGCGGAGGAACTCGAGATGCTGCCGCTAGATGAGGAGGACGAAGACGACGCGGACGACGGCGACGAGTCTACAGCGACGGATGAGACGGAGGACGCGGACGATACTGATAGCAAGCGGAGGCCCCACCGAGAACGGCTCGGAAGCCGGGAGAACTTCTGGGGCTCGTAG
- a CDS encoding DUF7563 family protein, with product MPECQNCGSFVTRAYARVFTPRGVDDPRVCPDCEDKIRDGADVRTARSPRNP from the coding sequence ATGCCCGAATGTCAAAATTGCGGGTCGTTCGTGACCCGCGCCTATGCACGCGTCTTCACGCCGCGTGGCGTCGACGATCCCCGCGTCTGTCCGGATTGCGAAGACAAGATCCGCGACGGGGCCGACGTGCGAACCGCCCGCTCGCCGCGCAACCCCTGA
- a CDS encoding electron transfer flavoprotein subunit beta/FixA family protein, producing the protein MKILVTVKEVATVEDEFEIEGTEIADRYLGADLNEWDDYAIEEAVQLQEAGIADEVVAVTIGPEDCEQTIRQALAKGADRAVRVWDDALEEVDLLDVGAKTEILRAVVEEETPDLVLTGVQSGDDSWMATGVSLAEELGYEWGAVVNHLEHDFDDGVASVRRELEGGVEELTEIELPAALTIQTGINEPRYASLRGIRQAQRKELAVRSLAELGVDESAVESEVRLTDMYEPESESDATVWEGSADETATQLGELLREKGVAQ; encoded by the coding sequence ATGAAAATCCTCGTTACGGTCAAAGAAGTCGCGACCGTCGAAGACGAGTTCGAAATCGAGGGGACCGAGATCGCGGATCGGTATCTCGGCGCCGATCTCAACGAATGGGACGATTACGCGATCGAAGAGGCCGTCCAGCTCCAGGAAGCGGGCATCGCGGACGAGGTCGTCGCCGTGACGATCGGCCCCGAAGACTGCGAACAGACGATCCGGCAGGCGCTCGCGAAGGGAGCCGATCGCGCCGTTCGCGTCTGGGACGACGCCCTGGAGGAGGTCGACCTGCTCGACGTCGGCGCGAAAACGGAAATCCTGCGAGCCGTCGTCGAGGAGGAGACCCCGGACCTCGTGCTCACGGGCGTCCAGTCCGGCGACGACAGCTGGATGGCGACCGGCGTTTCGCTCGCCGAAGAACTCGGCTACGAGTGGGGAGCCGTCGTCAATCACCTCGAACACGACTTCGACGACGGCGTCGCCTCGGTACGCCGAGAACTCGAGGGCGGCGTCGAGGAGCTCACCGAGATCGAACTCCCCGCCGCGTTGACGATCCAGACCGGGATCAACGAGCCGCGCTACGCGAGCCTGCGGGGCATCCGACAGGCCCAACGGAAGGAACTCGCCGTTCGGAGCCTCGCCGAGCTCGGCGTCGACGAGAGCGCCGTCGAGAGCGAGGTGCGGCTGACCGACATGTACGAACCCGAAAGCGAGAGCGATGCGACCGTCTGGGAAGGAAGCGCAGACGAGACGGCCACACAGCTGGGTGAGCTGCTTCGCGAGAAGGGGGTGGCACAATGA
- a CDS encoding MBL fold metallo-hydrolase: MERIPLSNAAFEGDNNAYLFSDGEETVLIDTGDWTATTREQLEAAFAERRFAFADVDRIFLTHWHHDHAGLAGEIQAESGAEVHVHERDAPLVAGDEDAWADLRELHESYFERWGIPEDGRAILRERQVDAEATGALPTVTPIEDGETFSVAGHDLRVVHAPGHAAGLCIFETELDGQSAAFTGDALLPVYTPNVGGADVRVDNPLVKYLRTLQGIVDADYRRAWPGHRDPIDDPADRAAYIIDHHEERAYRVLAALDRLGPCDTWTVSADLFGDLDGIHILHGPGESYAHLEHLERAGTVVREGDEYRLADGVSDGLAALGDDRWELEY, translated from the coding sequence ATGGAACGGATTCCGCTGTCGAATGCCGCGTTCGAGGGCGACAATAATGCGTACCTCTTCTCGGACGGCGAGGAGACGGTGCTGATCGACACCGGCGACTGGACGGCGACGACGCGCGAGCAACTCGAAGCCGCGTTCGCGGAACGCAGGTTCGCCTTCGCCGACGTCGATCGGATCTTTCTCACGCACTGGCACCACGATCACGCCGGACTGGCCGGCGAGATCCAGGCCGAAAGCGGGGCCGAGGTCCACGTCCACGAGCGGGACGCGCCGCTCGTCGCCGGCGACGAGGACGCGTGGGCCGACCTCCGCGAGTTACACGAGTCGTACTTCGAGCGGTGGGGGATCCCCGAGGACGGACGGGCGATTCTCAGAGAGCGGCAGGTCGACGCCGAGGCGACGGGCGCGCTTCCGACCGTAACGCCGATCGAGGACGGCGAGACGTTTTCGGTCGCGGGTCACGATCTACGGGTGGTCCACGCCCCCGGCCACGCGGCCGGTCTCTGCATCTTCGAAACCGAACTCGACGGGCAATCGGCGGCGTTCACCGGCGACGCCCTGCTCCCGGTGTACACGCCGAACGTCGGTGGCGCCGACGTCCGGGTCGACAATCCGCTGGTGAAGTATCTCCGCACCCTCCAGGGGATCGTCGACGCGGACTACCGCCGGGCGTGGCCTGGCCACCGGGACCCGATCGACGATCCGGCCGATCGGGCCGCGTACATCATCGACCACCACGAGGAACGGGCCTATCGCGTGCTCGCGGCGCTCGATCGACTCGGGCCCTGCGACACCTGGACCGTCAGCGCCGATCTGTTCGGCGATCTCGACGGGATCCACATCCTCCACGGCCCCGGCGAGTCCTACGCCCACCTGGAGCACCTCGAACGGGCCGGCACCGTCGTCCGCGAGGGTGACGAGTATCGACTCGCCGACGGCGTGAGCGACGGACTGGCGGCGCTGGGCGACGACCGCTGGGAGCTGGAGTACTGA
- a CDS encoding Tfx family DNA-binding protein, with product MIEEVEALLDDIGFDPETSALTHRQAQVLALRERDVSQAEIAAELGTSRANVSSIEASARENLAKAKETVAFAEALRAPVRVRVPAGTDLYDVPQMVYEACDEAGVKVDHTAPDLMKVVSDAAGNAVSGRQVAKPLIVGVTSEGMVRVRRQE from the coding sequence GTGATCGAGGAGGTCGAGGCGTTGCTCGACGACATCGGGTTCGATCCCGAAACGAGCGCGTTGACCCACCGACAGGCCCAAGTGCTCGCCCTCCGCGAGCGCGACGTCTCGCAGGCTGAGATCGCCGCGGAGCTGGGGACCTCGCGCGCGAACGTCTCCTCGATCGAGGCCAGCGCGCGCGAGAACCTGGCGAAAGCGAAGGAGACGGTCGCCTTCGCGGAGGCGCTCCGCGCGCCGGTTCGCGTTCGCGTGCCTGCGGGAACCGATCTCTACGACGTGCCGCAGATGGTGTACGAGGCCTGCGACGAGGCCGGCGTCAAGGTCGATCACACCGCGCCGGACCTGATGAAGGTGGTCAGCGACGCCGCCGGGAACGCCGTCTCCGGACGGCAGGTCGCGAAACCGCTGATCGTCGGCGTCACCTCCGAGGGAATGGTTCGGGTTCGTCGGCAGGAGTGA
- a CDS encoding M24 family metallopeptidase: protein MTGRDGTPLAEALAAALESRGAVAFAHAGPDRDPAIRYCRSAAAGSRSFTDGSASRAADTRAIAFDGAEWYAVSSDRASGHPADDLAAKLAERVGTGTVLTPARIPHDAALYLERAGFSLASTDAVERARSKKMSDERARIEAAQSAAAAGLRRGGALLADATVEDGRLVAAGRAVTADRLRRTIDEAIVAAGGFPDRNTAVTLPDRGAGLRPGEPIVVAVAPRESTGYYGGLVRTLVVDSEGGEERRAHVGVTQAFRSARAMLTADAHSVTAVEADLEAEIRGFGFGERPIETRVAGVGLESAERPRDGGDRIESRSVVRIEAAVEFAPDRWIRLADLLARADAGVEWLAAPSRSIAPSAYPE from the coding sequence GTGACCGGCCGCGACGGAACGCCGCTCGCGGAAGCGCTGGCGGCGGCGCTCGAATCCCGCGGCGCGGTCGCGTTCGCCCACGCCGGTCCCGATCGCGATCCCGCGATCCGGTACTGTCGATCGGCCGCCGCCGGTTCGCGATCGTTCACCGACGGTTCGGCGTCCCGAGCCGCTGATACCCGCGCGATCGCGTTCGACGGTGCCGAGTGGTACGCAGTTTCGAGCGACCGCGCGTCGGGCCATCCGGCCGACGACCTGGCCGCGAAACTGGCCGAGCGGGTCGGAACGGGGACCGTCCTCACGCCGGCCCGGATCCCGCACGACGCGGCGCTCTACCTCGAACGGGCGGGCTTTTCGCTCGCCTCGACGGACGCCGTCGAGCGCGCGCGATCGAAAAAGATGAGCGACGAGCGCGCTCGAATCGAGGCGGCCCAGTCGGCCGCGGCGGCCGGACTTCGGCGGGGCGGGGCACTGCTCGCCGACGCGACGGTCGAGGACGGCCGGCTCGTGGCCGCCGGACGAGCGGTGACGGCCGACCGGCTGCGACGGACGATCGACGAGGCGATCGTCGCGGCGGGCGGCTTTCCGGACCGAAACACGGCGGTTACGCTCCCGGATCGCGGCGCGGGGCTTCGACCCGGAGAGCCGATCGTCGTCGCCGTCGCACCTCGCGAGTCGACGGGCTACTACGGCGGCCTCGTCCGGACCCTCGTCGTCGACAGCGAGGGCGGCGAGGAGCGACGGGCGCACGTCGGCGTCACGCAGGCGTTCCGCTCGGCGCGGGCGATGCTCACGGCCGACGCCCACTCCGTGACCGCGGTCGAGGCGGATCTCGAAGCCGAAATCCGCGGCTTCGGGTTCGGCGAGCGTCCGATCGAGACGCGAGTGGCGGGCGTCGGCCTCGAATCCGCCGAGCGACCCCGTGATGGGGGCGACCGGATCGAATCCCGATCGGTAGTTCGAATCGAGGCCGCCGTCGAGTTCGCGCCCGACCGCTGGATCCGACTCGCGGACCTGCTCGCGAGGGCTGACGCCGGGGTCGAGTGGCTCGCGGCACCGTCGCGATCGATCGCGCCGTCGGCGTATCCGGAATAG